Part of the Labrus bergylta chromosome 19, fLabBer1.1, whole genome shotgun sequence genome, TTTAAGCTCTACTGAAGCTGCCTTAACAGATCCAACTGTCAGACCTCACAGCACATTTTTCTCCGTCCCAGCCTTCAGCTCCCACAGATGCAAGTGAATTAAAAAGTAACTGACGGCTGGTTACAGTGTAACACAGAGCGCCTCGACTAGCAATGAGGTTTCGATTGGTGAATCAAAGTCAGCCTTTGtcttcccttaaaaaaaaacattcttaggATTCCAGACGTACTCTTTACACTCGGCATTGCGCGTGGTTTGCATTTGTATTAATAAGGACAGATTAAGAGGAAAGTGAGAACTAGGGCAGCGGTTACTGCAAAGCCTACAAACACATAGAGAGAAAAAGTGTCCACCCAGGCAGTTACTAAGTTAGCAGACTAATTAAAGGACACAGACTAAAAATACTGCAGAAACTAAATTAATTCCCCAACAGAACAACAAGCAAGCAGGTCTGCTGACCACCATGCATACTGGACATCAAAAGGATGATCTGGTGGTTAGATTTGATAATTTAAAACTCACAATCTGCTCTTATACTGTATGAACTCCTCCAGTCACACATAAAGCTTCTTGGGGTTAATTTCAACAAAAGGCTAAAGCTTTGATATCGCACACATTCAACAACCAGTAGCTGTGCACTGCTTCATGACAACTGCTTCACCTCTTCTGCCTCCTGTCACAAGGAATGGCTGTGTCAACAGACGAAGGAATGTCACCAAACGGGCTGATCTGCCACCACTCTTCCCCGTTCTCCTCACCCAGCAGGcattcctccttcctctcttttcctcagGCCTTAATCCTAAACTCTGCCTCCTAACACATGTCTGAGCTCCAACTTTCTCCCCCTTGTGTCTCTTCGCCTTTGGGTATCTGAAGGAGAAGATGAGCAGCTCTGACATAAGGCAGCATTGTTGGATGaagttcatttttttctaaGGCTATATTTGAAGGTTTAAACGACTTAAATGATTTCCCCTAATGCTTTAACAGAGAAGTAAACAAAAACTGAGTCTTCCTGCTTCCCGCCTTTAAGGGGTGATTTCATGCCTTTATCTGTTAAATATTGTTGTGATTTAGGGATGTTGGCTGCCAAAACAAAGTCAGGGAACATCAAATTGAgctgtaggaaaaaaaaaaaaattctgaaatCAATTAATAAATCAGTTGTATTTGTGTTCAACCTTTTCAAGTCTGAAGAATAAATTGGTTTGACATGATATTAACCTCTACACACATGTGAAACAAACCCCTAATTAACACATTGGTCTGCTTTTTCATCATCTCAAGCCTGGAATAATAAATATGCATTTTGTCACACTGTATAAACGTGTCACATTATGATTCCAATAAGGTCAATTATGataaaagaataacaaaacCTTTTAGCTTAGATATTCCGTTTTCCAGCTAATACTGTACATTAAGGTAAGCTGCTCTGTCAATAGGTGTTGGGTCTGTTGTGTAAAATATCAAGAGAGTCTCTCACCAGAGGTGTCCTAAGTGTGCTGAAAGTTTACCCCCGGAGCATAAACTTTATCCAAGGACTATTTCTGGGGGCAATTCACTTTAAATTCTACCAAAACAAATAATagtttaacaaaaaacaaaaaacgtccTACAGCGGCTGAGTGTGAACATAATGTTTGCCAATGAGGCTTATCTTACTTGTCGCTGAGCCACGTAGCCTACATGTAACAAAGCCTGCGTTATGTTTCACGGCAGTAATGAGATTATTTACACAGCTTGACCGATAAATGAATGTCGCTTTTCATTTCGCTTGTTTTACAGCAAAGTTAACCCCCTCCCGTTGCACCTGTCTGCTCCTGGATTAATTGCGTCACACCCACCTATCCGGTCAGTCAGTATCGGTGTGTGCGTCGAAACCACCACCGGCTTGTTTACACGAGCCGAGGAGCAACACGGTAAACAACCAGCACACCTTTGCCCCCCAAGGAGACCCCGTCGCATCCTATTTGAAGCCTTTACCTGCTCGGTTATAATAACCCTTCATATCCTCTTTACGCAGCGCAGCCAGATCCAATTATAGCCAGCAGCggacagacacatacaaacacacagtctgtcTCCAAAACACACCGGAAAGCGAACATAAAGGGTTTTCTCTGATGCTTGTGTTAGGTTATTATCGAAAACAAGCATTAGAAGACCGCCGCAAATTCTAACCTCAAATCCACAGGTGTCCATCGATGCTCGTCCAAATGATATAAAATGCCCTCTCAGCACAGGAGACTACAGTTCAGACACTCAGCACTTtcaccacaaacacaaaagtagaggaaatacacacaaactgtgtAAAGACTTACTCTAGCCTACTGCACCTGCTTAGATTATTGAAATCCGTAAATGTGCCTCCCCTCCTCCAAGTTTgtctccagcagctgcagctccgTTCACTGTCGGTGGGATGAGGAGATGTAACTCATCGGGaaatttaccccccccccccgctacCAGAGCAACCTGTTGCCAGCACATCGGACAGTCCTCGTCCCGCCTCAGGACCGACTCCATTGGTGGGAGGCTCCCCGAGGAGGCGGGGCCTGCTGCGGGTTCGCTTTCATCTCTGACCCGTTTATATATAGAGCTGTTAAAGAAAAGACTTTCTCAATGgtatttaatgtaggctacAGAATCCCAGTCCCGCCAGTGtaatacaaacatttttatgttaTGAAGTCAGTGTAATGACACACTTTTCTGTGATGATTAATTATGACATAATTTACGCAAACATAATAACATACAGAGCTAGGCCAATCACAAAATAAGATGAAGGTATCTTGTATTACCAGTCTCTGCCAAATGAGTCAGTATCTATCTAAATATATATCCAAGTGTCTGAAGTAATGGATAAGTATCTCAAAAGCATGACTAAGAATCTCAAAAAGAATCACTTGATCACAATAATTAGTTTCTCAAACACATCATCTCAAATTAagtcacataaataaataacacctcgatcagtaatttaaaaaaatatatattcagtcATTCTTTTGTTTGAAGACTTTAATAAGAAATGTTTGCCATTATTCTGAGATCATATTAATTGATGTTAAGTCATCATAAGACAATGAACATTTAGTTTGTATAATCTTTTCCCCATATTGGCAGAGAGGGGCTTCCCTTGttataataaaaacatatacaTGTTACAGCTAAGGCATCTCTAATTATATACAGGATAAACGTTTTTGTATTTAGTCATTTACTTTCAGTTTGTAAACTGTGGCCTAAATGGCCATCAGAATGCACAGGACCAGAACGTTTGAGTattattgttttacttttagtCATGGCCATTGTACTTCAATTTATACTTAATTAAACCTTTGTCACTTGTTTTGTAAACATTCAGCACTATAGTGTAAATGATCTCTTTCAGACTAAGTTGTGGCGTTAATACAGACCCTAACATGCAGttatattgtaaatataaacatatatacacattacagaattctttgaaatgttttggaaacACAATTATTTTGGGTTCCttgcaaaacaaagacaaagctTTGGGATGTGTTAAGTTTAACAGCATTTTTCAGAGGACTTTCATTAAAAGATAGTCCCATTTAAAGCTAAAAAACAATCCTTTACTAATTCCTGAAAAGCTAATTATTATATAGTTTATATAAACCTAATAACACCATTTGAGGTGCACCAACTGAACACTTCCTCTGTTTTACTTATAACTAGTAGCTGATTGCATGACTTTCTATTCCTTATAGGAAAATACAAGAACATAATTAAGAATTTAGACTTTCAAGTCAACAAAAAGATGATGAAACACCATCAGGAGAACTGATATTTCCTATattaaatctttcaaaaagaaaaggaactgATGTAAGATTTCTAATCCTTGTCAGATTCATTTCATAATAAACTGAGAACAGCAGCAAAATTAAGTCACTGATGACCATTTAAATGTATATCACTGAATATGTGACTGTTAGCATAATGATCAAGAAATAACATTATCCGTTTAATCAGGTTTTCCTTAACCTTATTTTAATACAACAAATagcaaacaaattaaaaaatgggAATATAAACAGACATGgacaagtacaaaaaaaaaaactctttactCAGAGTTCagtacctctctctctccccccccccccacccatccAGGACTCACTGGTTCTTCCAGGCTCCACCAGGAGGCACAAGAGCAGAGCAAGAGCACAGCACAAATACCggtacaaaaaagaaaaaagagagagaacagtagagggagcaaggaacAGAAAGGCAACCTGGACATTGAATAAAGAAATGGGAGAGAAGGAAGGACATTTATAAACACCTTATACCATGACAGAGATgtgaaaaagttgttttcactTATTATTTGGTCTATCTCAAGGCCTCTTTCAGCTCAGAGGCCAGTatataaacaaacagatcagACAGTTACTGCATTGACTCACATgcaaccctcccctcccctcttttttctttttttctttaaaaaaaaaaaaaggactatGCACATCTGATATGACATGATGTCACTACTTGCTATGCCAACACCATCCAAAAGCAATGATTTCACAATTTGTGTGTACTGCAGAGATAAAAAGAAATAGTTGACTCAAATGTACTGTATAAAAACCAAAACGTCTTACTGTacacaaccaaaacacacaagttcaacttattttgttcattggtcAACTCTCAGGCATGTTCACAACGAATGAGGAGCTCCAGACCAAGATTCTGTCTGAATATTTACAATTACTTTGATGTTAAAGTCCACTTTTTGCAAGGATTGAATGAGATATTAGCCTGGGTCTCCTTTGGGTTAATCAGCACTGTGTACAAAATGACAGATACAAGAACCAGAGGGTAACTGGGAgtgtttatgtgcatgtttGCATATGCAGGACTTggaaaaataacttaaaaagcATTTCCCCTTAAACATGCATGTGTTAATATgccaatgtgtttttttcatttgcttgAATTTAAAGGCTAATAATGTGACAGGGCAGTGCTTGAATGGCAAATGAAACTTGGGATAAATTTATGAATTAAACCAAAGTTTCTCTCAGACTTTCAGGCActcttttaatgtattttgatAAATTATTTCATACAGTTTCTGTTTTGATTAAAGCCTCCAAATACAGAATAAATGGTGAGGATTTGAGTCACTGTAGCAACAAACAGTGGGGAAAGATTTAACATTACACTCTtaatcaatgtgtgtgtgtgtgtgtgtgtgtttgagatagCATCTTATCCATGTGGTGAATGAGTGTGACGAGACAATCACAGTCAAGTCAGTGCGGCAGCCTCCGTGCCAGTCAGTCACAAAGTTTGTGAGGTAGTGTGTTGGTGTCAGTGCTTTGCTGGTTGGCAGGCTAGATGTCTGAAGGACTGTGTAGTTAACATTCATTAAGATTTGACACCTCTAGggaagggggagaaaaaaatgatttgccTCTAGCCACTTAAAAGTGCTACGTATAAGCATGAATATCAATGACCATGTTTCTGGGTGTAGTGAACGAGTAAAGGGCTAGTTAAGAGAAGGTTGGGCGAGTAGATGACATGAAACACAGGTCATTCAATTAGATCAGAGGAAAGATTGTCTCTATTTGTCCTCATGCTTTTGCACCTCCACGATGCTCCCTTGTCCCTTGTTGCCCACTCCTCAACTCTCATTAGCTGCCACCAACTGGCCTAAACCCTGGCGCACAAACACGGCCTGTATGTCCTTGGTCTTGATGCAGAAGTCACAGGCCCAAACGGCAGCGCTTTCTCGAGTTAGCAGCCCATACGCCGGCTCCGTCAGGCCCGTGCAGTCCCTATGGAACCAGCGCTGGCACGACGCCTCGCACAGGATGGCGTCCTGATCGTCATGCACCTCTGCCATGCAGAGGCCGCAAGGGAAGACCATACCAAGTCCGCCAAGTTTCCCAGGGCCAGAACCAGGCCCGGTCGAGGGAGCTGCCGGGCCGGGGGGCAGAGGGGACTGGGTGTTTGGGGTCGAAGTTGAGTTGGAGGGTGGGTTGGGGTTGCTGCCAGGAGTGTTGCCACCATTGTTGTTGGTCATGTTATTCTGACCTGAATTGGAGGCCGGGTTTGGGAGTGGACCACCAGTACCAGGAGTGTTGTTCTGCTGGTTGTATGGGGTGGAACCAGGGGCAGAGTTAGGTGGAGTGgattgttgctgctgttgctggTTTGAGTTGTTTGAGTTGGGGGTGTTAGAATTATTGGGGGCTTGCAGCTGACTGGGTGGAGGATGCTGGGGCTGCCCTGACCCATTAAGGGGCCCAGTAGGAGAAGAATTGGGGTTAGGCTGGGGTGGTGCTGAGGGAGGCTGACCGGGTGTGTTGGCATTGGGCTGCTGGACGTCAGGGTGGCCTGGGAACCCTCCCCCTGGCTGCGAGGGGCCTGAGTTAGCAGGAGGGCCAGGAGTGGTGTTATTAGGAGGGGGGCCATTGGGATTTAGGTTAatctgttgttgctgctgctgctgctgctgctgctgctgctgctgctgaggcccAGGCGGTGCCCCTCCTCCACCAAAGTTCTTTCCATCCTCATTGCCTGGTCCTGGTGGGCTGGGGCCAGGGTAAGGACCGTCCTGGGAGGGAGGGAACTGCCCTTGCGGTGGCATACCTGGCATCCCTCCCACCATGTTGCTTCCTGGGCCGCCACCCATGCCCCCCATCATGTTCATCCCAGGACCCATGCCTCCTCCCATGGGAGGCAGTGGACCATGCGGGGGCCCTCTTGGACCTCCACCACCAGGTAAAGGCGGGCTGTTGAATGGGTGTCCACCCTGaccatgctgctgctgtggtggcATGCCAAAGCGAGGGTGAGgtgcccctcctcctccaggacCTCCCATAGCTCCCGGGGACAACATGGGGTTGAAACCTGGACCGCCATGCATGGGTGGACTGAAGTTTTGTGGCATATTGAACTGAGAAGGCCCGCCAGGAGGAAagccaccacctcctcctccgccgccgccgcctcctcctcccccaacACCGCCTCCAAAGCCGGGAATGCCTCCAAAGCCTAATTGATGGTGAGGTCCAGCGTTGGATGGTGGGCCGAATGGAGGACGCCGTACAGGCTGGCCGCCACCTGGTCCTCCTGGTCCTCCCATGAAGCCCATGCCGCCGCCCATTCTGCCTCCACCTCCATAACCGCCTCCACCGCCTGCACCCGGACTGGGTAGAAATGGAGCATTGCCTGGTGCGCCTGTGCCACTGGGTCGGGATGGGGGTCCAAAGTCATCATCGAAGGGATTGGAAGCCACCAGGTGGTCCACCATTGGTGTTGGAGGGGGTGCAAACTCAGTGAGGTGGGAAAACCCAGCCGCCTAAAACAAGAAAATTGAAAGCAAAatcttcttttaaaataaacacaatttaaacaGTCAAGTTAATTTGGTTTTCTACATTGAGAAACTTATTATCTAACTTGTTATTATCTCACAGAGTAATTAGATGTCTGAAAGATAACCTGAGTGGTGGATTTCCTGGCCTTCTTCTTCTcgggactcttcatctgggaagctgaaaaagtcaaataaagagGGAACGGGTTCATAGAGGAAAATGTAATATTAGCCACAACAAAAATAGGCCTCTTTGCTTTATGCTATTAGTCCACCACCAATCAGGTGCAGCATCACATTTGGATTGGCCAATACCCCTTAGTGACAGAGTGGAGCAGCTTTAGACCTAGGGCCTCTATGTCAAGTCCAACAGTTGGGATGGATTCAATGATGGGACATAGACTGGCATGAGGACAAGATGCTGAACATCCAGGCGTTATCATCACCAAGGTTATGAAGCCTTTGAATCGCAAATGACCCAGGCAGACCAAAATGACCCaggcgagagggagagaggccgCAAACAGAGGCAGAAAGGTAAGGTCAATGAGGGAGACAGGAAAAGACGAAGACATGAGGAACGAGGAAACGAGGCTTGAAGGTACATTGATAGCAAGATAGACATGAACCCCTCTCACAGATCCACTCTGTGAGGAAACAGCCACCACCGTAGACAGTCGTGAAGTTCacatatgggggggggggggagagagaagagatttGCTAACAGCACCAGTGCAGCAGCCCCATTGCAGCGCAGTAATGGATGATTCCGGTTCTGATTGGGGAGATGGGTGAAATTAATTCCTACCTTTGCTTCGTTTTCCTTGTCCCGCCAGTAGTCTCCCCGATTCGGCAGCCATTAGCTAATATGACTGTCGGTGAAGTGGCATATCACCGTTCatgtgcaagaaaaaaaaaagttaaaaatgacgACGTCTTAAAGGCTATGAGCCAAAAGTAGGTGGAATCTGCCTTTCaggtcattttcaaaatcatttaaatattatCTAACACGTATTTATGCAACTTAAATTAGATTATAAAGCCGGCCCAGGTCTGGAAACTAATTTCCAGCTGCTAAATGTTTCGCCACGGTGTCTGTCACGCCGGGATTTGGTCACCAAATAAGCGTCAGGTAAAAACGGGATCTGGTTCTTCAGCACAAGTTAaagtcttgttgttgtttctacAAACTGAGTAAATCTGGTTGCTTCCTACCTGGCGTGGGTGCCAGTACAAGCAAGTAACAGAGcaccccacctctctctctaaatgatcacttacagatgtgtggcagaaaacaaaaaaaaacaaaccagctaGCTAACGCAAGCTAGTTACTACCACGTTACTCAATGTGGCTCGCTAGCGGCATTGAGATTTCACCCTGTAGCTCCAACACCGGAAAATTACCCGAAGCCATTATTTATATATCTACATTCAGTTGTTAAAATGTGCACTTGGTTTTACTTATCAGAGTAAAGATTAAGCAATCAATCATGTTTTTGGAAATTGGATGTTTactatgctaacattagctgactagctaacgttagcatgccACTGAAGATAGCTAGCCATCTTGCAGACTGTCTTTGGAAGCAAACTGTACCCTTTCTCCGTtgctctctctgctgtcctttAAAATGAAACTCTCTGGTGTGTCATTGTCAGCAAACCCGTCCTCACTCGGTGTATGCTTGTTGATCCACCATTAAGCTATAATTCATTCATAAACGCAAATTTTGCCATAATTATCATGGCCTTCTATCGCCACCGGACAAAGAGGGACAAACAGGAGTATCGCGCACCATGGAAGGTTCCATCTCATCGCCAAAATGGGGGTGTCGATAAGTACACCTAATTAATAAGAGATGTATTTCTTGAATTATTTGTTTCAACACAGTTTGCAATGTATAATAGACATAAAACTATTTCATAATATTCTTAAAATCTAACCGGACAACAGTTGTAAacgttatttatttaaatgtatagaTTTAGTGTCAACCCTTTCTTTGGAATATGTGGAGCAGCTCAGAACGGACCATTTTCCAACTCAAGGCAGTGCAATTAAAGAAGGGCCGGACAATAATTAGACAGCCAATTAAGCACATTATCAAGTGACACAAAGATTAATAATGAATTAACGTCCAACATCAAAATATTAATATGACTGTCACATTCAATTTGAGACTCCATCTGGGTAAATTTCCACATGAATGGGGAAGAATATGAATGTTTGTGGTAACCTATTGCTCGTAAAAATCAACAATAATTGATATGACAGCATAATTGAGcctgtttgctttttttctcagTAGCCATTTTGATTCATGGAATTATATATTGTATAGTAGGCCTACAGGTTAAACAAGGGCTCCCTTAAACATTATGGCCAAAGAACTAAAAATTCATAGTGGGTTACCTGGGAATATTGTTCCGCTTTAATTGGTTTCCAAAATAGTATTCCATATTCTACCATGGTGTCCACAACTAAAAGCTTGTCGCCGCCCACTAGATTCTGCCTGCCCCCTCTTCACTTCAgacccctccacccccccttCTAAACTCCAGGCGCAGTCAGGAGCCTCATTGCGACAGGAGCAGGCTGTAAAGGACCTTATAAGCCACTCTGGGAATGGGACCACAAATCAGAAGCAAGAAGAACTTTGCATTCTTTCGGGTATTCCCACTCCAAAGACATCTGTTCATTCAAAGGGAATAAACTTTTTCTCTGAGCAAAGGAAGAAACAGGTGTAAGTAGGTACAAATGGGATAAAGTATTATTTTTCTTGCCAAAAGGGCAGCTTGTAcgtttttatttacaaagataTTGTAAGGTGTAAGAATAGAACCATATAGTTTTGTAGGCTTGAAACTGAGGTGTGGAGATCCTGTTGGCTCTATCCTAGAATAAAGCAACGGAAGTCTTTTGTTAGTTTGGCTGTGATTTGAAAAGGTGCGTCTCTGGGGCCCTGCTGGTGCATGGCACTAAAAGGTGTTGAGCAGGCCGAGAAGTTTATTGGTTTCCAGCTTAGTTATAATGGCAAAGTGGTTCAAAGAGTTCCCCATCAATCTGAAGAATGGTACCGACAGGATCCGATCAGCTTCAGAATCAGGCTCACAACCAAGAGCCAACAAAACCGGGCTGGTGGCAAGCATTGGTACCAAAACAACAGGCTCCAAAACGGGCCATCGTAAGAACTCCTCTTCTGGcagcacaggaggaggaggtggaggagtggGGTCTCTCCTGTCCGGGAGAAACCGAAAAAACTCAGCCATAGAGTTGAGTAGAAGCGCTGCCAGCACCCCGGTGAAAGATGGAAAAGTGTGGGACAACCTGCTGTCTGGGAAGAGTCGTAAAAACTCCAAAGCGGAGCCAGTGtttgaggagcagcagcagcaccgaCCTCTGAAGAGTTCTCCATCTGCTAACTCTTACATCAACCGGCTGATCAGGGTGGACAAACAGGACAAAAGCCCAAACTTCAACAGCAGCACCATCACCAACCAAGTACCTGAAACAGAGAAACTACTGCAGTGCAAGACAGAAACTGTGAGTAACCATTGGCAGATCCCATTCACTTGTGTTTCTACTcattttaaatttttgtttaaGCCTTTTGAGTTGAAATCTGTGGTATCATActgaaatcatttcattttggaTTCCCTCATTGGTCATTTTTTATCTCATATTTTTTAGACTTGGATTAAAATGTGATATAGCTTGTACTTATAATGTGCATATAAGGGacattttaaagattgattACATAAACAGTCTACATTTAGCCTAcctaaacataaacaaaaattGGCATTTCTATTTGATGCCACTTTACAGTGAAGAAGTCTATTTCAgaaataaatattgtattttaaacCTCAGCACACTTACCTGACAGCTACCACTTCAGTTTCAAGTTagaaatcacataaaaaaaagattgttttcttAAGTCATAAAGTGTTAAAGATGTCAAGTTATTCAAATTAGCTTTTACCTCAACCACATCAGTAAACATCTGCTGAACTACCGTGCATTAATACAATTTAGAGGTACACATACTTCGAGTCATAGGAGTCACTGCATGAATTCTATAGgattaaaaatacatacaaatgttCAAGGTTAAGCAAGCTGGGGGAACATAAGGTAGCCTATTTGAATGAGCTGTTTACTGATGTACGTAGGCCTATAGGTACAATCATTAAACAACACACTATTTATTATTCTGAAATCAGAAACCAGCGTAATAATtactaacattttaaaaatctttaaataaactgttACTACGATATTTGTATACTTCAGTTGAATTTAAGAGCACAACTTCTACCTGTAATAAAATATCTTTAGATTGTTCATTTCTTTAACTTTATTAAAATATCTTAACTCTTCTTCCACCAGTAATCATAATCTGATCAAGATGGTACTTTTTAATCACAGTCATCAATCTGACGCCGAATGACAAATTCAACTTTTGAAACTTTAGGGTAAATGGACTCTTTATAGCATTTGAACTTTAACATACGTAAGTAAACATCTTCTGacttattttttgtgtttggatgtgAAATTGGACAAAATTGATTCTGATGCAGCTTTCCGTACTCTAGCAGGTGGTTAACACAACTCATACACAaccaaaaaacaacatgcatGCCATCAAAAGTGCTGGAAATTAAGAGGCGATGACTCAGTCCAAGCTCTGAAAATTGAtattattgtttcattttctccttcccCTTTGTCTCCACTACTCCCACTCCTCCCAGTGTGTGTATCTATCTCTTCCTCTTACCCCCTCGTCCTCACACACACCTTCCCCTCCTTGAATACAAAGCTGCAGTCAGATGTGAGGCCTTAccttcctctcctgcatgtAATGTTGCTCAGTATTCATTTTCTCTCACCCCCCTCATCCATCCTTTTCTCTACACTCAGGCCCCCTGGTGATCCGGTGAAGGCTATCATGTTGGAAAAAGCATCGTGTTACTTGACACCTAGGCGCTAACTCAAGTCCCCTCCAGCTTGGCTTTAG contains:
- the pygo2 gene encoding pygopus homolog 2 isoform X1 is translated as MAAESGRLLAGQGKRSKASQMKSPEKKKARKSTTQAAGFSHLTEFAPPPTPMVDHLVASNPFDDDFGPPSRPSGTGAPGNAPFLPSPGAGGGGGYGGGGRMGGGMGFMGGPGGPGGGQPVRRPPFGPPSNAGPHHQLGFGGIPGFGGGVGGGGGGGGGGGGGGFPPGGPSQFNMPQNFSPPMHGGPGFNPMLSPGAMGGPGGGGAPHPRFGMPPQQQHGQGGHPFNSPPLPGGGGPRGPPHGPLPPMGGGMGPGMNMMGGMGGGPGSNMVGGMPGMPPQGQFPPSQDGPYPGPSPPGPGNEDGKNFGGGGAPPGPQQQQQQQQQQQQQQQINLNPNGPPPNNTTPGPPANSGPSQPGGGFPGHPDVQQPNANTPGQPPSAPPQPNPNSSPTGPLNGSGQPQHPPPSQLQAPNNSNTPNSNNSNQQQQQQSTPPNSAPGSTPYNQQNNTPGTGGPLPNPASNSGQNNMTNNNGGNTPGSNPNPPSNSTSTPNTQSPLPPGPAAPSTGPGSGPGKLGGLGMVFPCGLCMAEVHDDQDAILCEASCQRWFHRDCTGLTEPAYGLLTRESAAVWACDFCIKTKDIQAVFVRQGLGQLVAANES
- the pygo2 gene encoding pygopus homolog 2 isoform X2, giving the protein MKSPEKKKARKSTTQAAGFSHLTEFAPPPTPMVDHLVASNPFDDDFGPPSRPSGTGAPGNAPFLPSPGAGGGGGYGGGGRMGGGMGFMGGPGGPGGGQPVRRPPFGPPSNAGPHHQLGFGGIPGFGGGVGGGGGGGGGGGGGGFPPGGPSQFNMPQNFSPPMHGGPGFNPMLSPGAMGGPGGGGAPHPRFGMPPQQQHGQGGHPFNSPPLPGGGGPRGPPHGPLPPMGGGMGPGMNMMGGMGGGPGSNMVGGMPGMPPQGQFPPSQDGPYPGPSPPGPGNEDGKNFGGGGAPPGPQQQQQQQQQQQQQQQINLNPNGPPPNNTTPGPPANSGPSQPGGGFPGHPDVQQPNANTPGQPPSAPPQPNPNSSPTGPLNGSGQPQHPPPSQLQAPNNSNTPNSNNSNQQQQQQSTPPNSAPGSTPYNQQNNTPGTGGPLPNPASNSGQNNMTNNNGGNTPGSNPNPPSNSTSTPNTQSPLPPGPAAPSTGPGSGPGKLGGLGMVFPCGLCMAEVHDDQDAILCEASCQRWFHRDCTGLTEPAYGLLTRESAAVWACDFCIKTKDIQAVFVRQGLGQLVAANES